DNA from Kogia breviceps isolate mKogBre1 chromosome 3, mKogBre1 haplotype 1, whole genome shotgun sequence:
CCAAGACCCTGGAGGAAAGAGCtgacaaagaagggaaagggaaaccgTGGGGACAGTTCAATTCTGGGAAACAGTATAACTGGTATCTGGGAGTCAGTTCCAGGGACAGGGCAAGGTTACCCAAGAGTTTCGCAGCATAATGGGCCAGGGGAGTTAAGGAGTCCCAGCACAGTTCCTGGGGGCAGGGTGCAAGTTGCCACAGAATGGAAATCAGCTCTAGGCAGGCTGTATCACGGGGACGGGAAGGGCTGTGTCAGCCCCATTTGACCATGGCAGGCCTGTGAGGATGGAACTGGCCTTTGTTTCCATCACAAATCAGAGACATCAGGTTCAAAGACAGAGCTTCCTGGTCTTTGCTTCTGACTACAAAGAGCAGCTGGGTTCCAGGCAGAccactgaggcacaaagaggcctGGCACCAAGAAGCCTGGTGAGCTCTGAGTCTTTTCAGCCAATGCAAACACCCCTCAACGTTAACTCTAGGATGGAGAGGGAAATGTGGAGACTTCACATTTCTGGCAGGCCACTATTCCAGATATGGCCTGCCGTCCAGGCCATATCTGGAATAGTGGGGCCTCCCACGTACCTCTCTTTAAGAGTATCACTGATAGATTGGTGGTCatccagagagagaaacaggacgTGCTGGGGACCAAAACCAGGAGGACAGGTCAAAGGGCAAGTGAATTCCTACCACTCTCCTGAACTCCCAGAGCCCAGCTCACAGAACAGAGGGAGCAGGCCTGTTCCATGTGGTCCCTCAAGACAGAAAGGGGGCCAAGGGGTAAACGCTCTGGGGAACAAAGGACAGAGGAGGCAGTCCTTATCAGTGGTAAACCTTTTGTCCCAGGAGGTGACAAGCAGAAGATGAATGACCACGACTGTGGATGCTGTGGATGAAACCTCTGGCAAAGGGACACAGCAGGAGCAGACCTCTGAGCAACTTCCCACCGAGACACCAGCTGAAGGATTATTTTCCTGACAAAAAGTATTCAAAGTACATGAAACCCACTCGCTCAACTTGGCCATGTCTGCGACGCGCCAGGGAACACTGTGCCAGGGGAACGAGAGCTCGGGCAGATGGAGCAGCAGCTTGGGGGTTCGTGCCCTCTCTTCAGTATGAAAGCTGGGCCCTGTTTGTGTTGGTGTTGTTGTTTAGCATTGTTATTTAACTGCTCTTGTATTTACGCCttcaggagagagaagagggcccTGCCTCCTGGCACGGCTCTGAGGCCTAGATTCTGGCATCATTACAGAACAGGTATCAAAGAGTGCCTGGTGAGACTAGGCCAGGGGAGGGACAAGGAATCTTTTGAAAGCCTTTGGGAGAGGGAGCGATGTGGAGGGTGAGCTTCCCCGACCTGCTGCGCCAGAAGTCCACCTGGCCCCTCCTGAGACCGGTCACCTCAGAAGCACAGTCTCTTCTGGCCACAGCTGTAACACAGCAGCCACATGGAGACTGGGCAGCAGTCCTTGGGCACATCCTGAGGATGCCACACCCAAAGCACCAAAGGCTCTGGGGGCTACCACTGGAAACTTCTGCCAAAAAAACCAGTGTGGGCATCATGCAACATCTCAGGATGCGGATCTAAAATTCTCCACCCAGGGCCCAGAAGCAGGGGCCAGCTGTGCTCCCCGATGCCACGGAACCAAAACCTGCACACCATGCTTGCCCCACTGCCTCTACCAGCTCAGATCAGCCAGAAAGGCCAAGCACTGGGCAAAGCAGAAGGTCGACCATCAGATGTAttggggagaggagggatggggcaccttcaagagtgCTTCCCATGGGCAGCGGCCTTAGCAGTTTGCTGGGGGCTCAGGAGGAGCAGGGAGTTCATGGGGCTCCTCCGGCAAAGATGAGCTCCAGGGCCGCTTGGATGTCCCCCCCAGTGGCTTGCAGGGCCCGCAGGCTCAGCTCATCATCCTGGATGCCCATGTCACGCAGCTGCTGCAGCTGGGGCTGCCACTGGCTCTGCAGAAAGACGGGACAGGCAGAAGCTGTTAGTTAGGCTCCTATGGAGACTTGCTTATGTCTGTCTTTtcagggggagagagaaaggtggGTTCCCCCAGTAAAGTTGCTGATGTGAAGTTCCATACAACACAGCGCTTCTAGGAGAACTACAAGAGAGGCCTGAGGGTTTAGAGAACAAGTTACAGTAAAAGTTTTTCcaataaaaaaggggaaaatgtaaCATAAGGatcaaaagagaaatcacaaAGTACTCAATGTCTAAATTTCAAAAGATTAAGTTACTTTCTTTCTCCTGCTGTTatgtatagacacacacacaaacacaaacggGTGGGGgggtacatttttaaattaacttcgCTTTTTACTATGATACACAGTGAAAAGTCTCACTCTCAtctactcccctccccgccccgataacgtattttattttctttgaagaaatataaatatatgttcctATATTTACCCTTTTCTTACacccctcctttttttcccaaCATATTAATGTATCCTAGAGAGCTCCCTATGccaatacataaagaactttttAATAACTGTATAACATTCCAACTTGTGGATGTCCTGAAATGTAGCACAACTGGGCTGTTCCCAGTCTTTGCCATTACAAACAACACTGCAGTGACTGATTGTGTACAAATGTCATCCTCTACATGCACATACATCTTCAGGATAAATTTCGAGAAATGGGACTGCAAGGAATTACACAGCTTTAAGGGCCATCTGTACTTCCTTCTTCATGAAtagtctgttcatgtcttttgcccatttttctatggcATTCTTGGTCCTAAACCACAAGAACTTCTATAGTTCGGGGAGGTTTTGCCCTTTGTCTGATACGTGCAGATTTCTTTCCCAGTCTGTTATTAGCTTTCAGacttcacttgttttttttttgttggttggttggttgggtttcATTTGCTATGCAGCAACGTTCACATTTATTAACTCAAaatatcttttactttttatacaaTGGTTCCTCGATTTTGACTTTCAGATACGAAAGTCCTTCTCTACCGTAAGGGTTTAAAGAAATTTCGTATTTTCAAAGCTTCATCAATATCTCTATCCCATGCAAAAGGAAGTGCACACCTGAGGGAAAAGGCTGTGTTTACACTATGGGAAGGAGAAGGCAGTGGGGATGAAATGCAAATTCAGAGAAGCAGGCAGGCAAGGGTGAGGATGTGCTGGGCttttaaaaaaccacacaaacCAACTCAAACTCATGTTACAGGCATGTAACATGAAAGAGAGAGACATGAAAGCTTCTGAGATGGAGAGCAGAGTGAACAGGCATCAGGATGGGGAAGATGAAGGAACGGAAAAGACCAGCTGTCCAGGGGTCCTGCACCCGTTCCCCTCACTGTCCACCAGGGCCATGTGGGCTGGCGAAAACCACAAGGGCCTGACCCTGTCTCTATCACTTAATGGCCTGATGACCGTGGACAAGTTCCAGAAATGACTTTCATGCCCCAGGCTTAGGAGCAAAGGAAAGAGAGTGAAGCAAACAGCCTGTGCACAGAGGCATGCAGTACAATGTGAACCCCTTGGGTCATGCACTTAGCTGCTAGCTAAGCTTCCACATTCCATGAGGCAGGAGAGATGGTGTCACTCGCTGCTTAAAATCTTCCACAGCTCCCTGGTGACCACAGGACAAAACTAATCTCCTTACACAGGCACTCAATGAGGCCCTCACACTCAGCCTCCTGCTCTCCTTTACTCTGGCTCCATCTCAGGATCTTCCCCACAAGGACACCACCTTCTGGTTTTGCCTATTTGAGTTTTGTCACCTGTACCTCCACATTCACTCAAACAGGTGGCTGCATTTGCCTGGACACCATGTCCCCTCAACCAAACACCCCTTCCCTGCCTGGCTAACCTCTAACTAATTATTTGACAGTCAGTCCAAACACCCACCCCTTCCTCAGAAAAGTTTTCTCTGACCTAGGCCCTCACCTCAAGCCTGGGCTGGGCTTCTCGCCCTGCTGCTCCCTCACTGCAGTAACTGCCTGGCACCCCTCCATGGCAGGGATCAGCACTGGCTCGTCTCTACCCCAGGAGCTGGACCCAGGACCGGTATATACATGCTCAAGGCTCAGTCACCGCTCACAGAACGGAGGAGTGTCTCTTCAACTAAAACTGCCACAAGTGTTCAAGCCAGGTGGTCAGCGGAGCCTGGCCATGCTCACTGGGGGCAGGAGCAGAAGCCACAGGGACAACTGCCCTTGCTGGGAGCCTCCTCTCCTGTCACACTGCCACACCCCAGCTGTTCCTGGAGCAAAGCAGGCCAAGTGGGAAGGGCCTCCAGAGAGCAGAAGAAAGCTCAGTGTCCAAAGTAACTAAGAAGCCATGTGAACATCACGAGTGGGGAAGACTGACCTGAAGGCTGGGCTGCCCGGAGGCCTGCAGCGCATGCTGTAGAGCTTGGCTGAAGAGATCATTGGTGATGGGCGTCCCTGACTGGACGCCAGATGACACTGGGGAGGTCCCTGAGGAATGGCCCTAGAGACAAACCAGGGTCAGCGCCACACTCACAGACACCTCAGTCTCCCAGCACATACCCACTGATGTCACATCACCCCAGGGTGCCCCTGGGTGCCCCACGACAGCCTCCCAGCAGGGGCCTGCATGAGACAACCACACAGAGGTACCCAAAAGCTCTCTATGTGGGCAGGAAAGGGTCTGTTCTCTTTTGCTCCAGGGAGATGGAATGGAGCCCCCGACCTAGCCTAGGACCCAGCACTGGGAGAGATGGCCTTGCAAGCTGGAGTGACCGTCACCAGGAATGCTTAAGCCTGTGATGTCTGGCCACTTTCAGGGACAAGGAAGGGTATACTGTGTGATGGGAGGTTCTTCCAAAGTGCTGGCAGGAGTTAATCAGGCCCGTGATGAACCCCAGACTTCTAAGCCCTAAAGGCTCGTGACGGGAGGTCGCCTGAGCTGCAGCAGGAAACCCACCAGGGCTCCAGGTAGTGTTCGGCTCAAAGCAGATCTAGCACCGGGATCATCAAAGGTAAATCCATTCTACCACTGGGACCTGCTCCCTTAGGGGCCTGGCCTTGATCTTCCCGCCCTCTCTCCATACCTGGGTGCCAGGAGTTGGCGTGTGAGAGCTGCTCTCCGGAGTGCTGGCCAGGGCCAGGGCGGTGGCCAGCTCGCTCTGGGTGATAGGCCGGGGCCCCGCAGCTCCACTGTACCCCAGCGAAGCTGGGCGGGAGCTGGGTGTGCTGCTCGAGGGCGTGGACCTGGCGCTCTGAGCAAGAGAGGCACCAAGAATCAGAGAGGCAACCCTATAACATTCTCAGATGAACCCCAGTCCTGCTCCAGGAACAGTTCTTGGGGAACCTCCCCAAGCTGCCAGGTTCAGACAGCAATAGTATGACATCGCTGGGTCACCAAAGGGCCTCAGCTCCCCTCCCAGCTGGGGCATGCCAGGTCCCAGGGAGGGGTGCATCCCCAGCACCATCTCTCCCAAATGGCAGGCAGCCAGGCCACTTACTGGGTGAAAGTCATCCTCATCATCAGAGAGCCCTTCAAACAGGAAGCCACCTGGAGGAGGGAGAACAGATTTCAGGAGGAAGAACAGAAAGACACAGGCACAGCCCCAGAATCTCAGCTCTAGTTACTCTCCAAATTCATATTTTCATCTCTCCCCTTGGAAAATTACAGGACAGATGCACTCCTTTACTCAAACTGAGAGTTCCCGAGGAACGCCCTCTGCCAGCACTATACATAGCTGCTGAGTAAAGCAAACCCCTGGACCACTGCCCGCTCCCGAGGGGGCCTGCGTTCCACTGTCCTGGGGCTCACCTGGCATATCCCGGTACGAGCTGGAGGGCATGCCCCGGGAAGAGGCGTCGGCCCCCGGCAGCGGGGTGCTGCCTGCCACTGAGTGCAGAACCAAGACAATGGCATTGACCAGAGCCGGGTGAGCAGGCACTAACCTGAGATGGGGCAGGAAGAAACCCAAGGGTGACTAAGAAGGAAAGAGCACCCTTGGCCATGAAAGGAATTCTGGGTGCCCCTCACAACAATCAAGTCACCCACGCCTGCCCTTCAATCTCCCAGTCTTCAGCACCTCCCTCCAGTCGGCTTGTGCTTCTGCTGCTCTGTCCCCAGCAACAGCAAGGCCTTCACCCCCGGACCCCTCTGCTgatgcttccccttcccctctggcaatGCATGATGGGACATGCACAGCCCAGGAGGCTCAGGGGTCAGTTTCTGGTCTTGAGTCTACCACTACTTCACTGGGCAATCTTTGACAGGTCCCTTCTCTTTCCAGGCTTTGGCTGTTTTCTTCACTTGCAAATAAGGGGACACAACCTCTActatcccttccagctctaaaattttGGGAGGTATGCACCTGTTTCTTTCCcagcttaaaatccttcaaaggCTCCCTAATATCTACTGAATGAGATCTAAACTGAGCATGGCCTGCAAAGCCACCTCCCTCAGAACCCTGTTTCATCCCAACATCTCTGCATGCTCCTGCCCTTGGGCTTTGTTATTCGCCCCACAGCCcttgctccttctcccctcctgaCACATTTAGAAGACAGATTTGGGGGATGGGCTGCCAGAGCAGGATCCAGAGCAACAATTAGGTTTCTGGTCCGACCAGGAGGAGAGATAGGGTCCCCTTAATAAGATGGGTATACTTACGTATCCAGCATGTTGGGATCAGCAAAGACAGAGAAGAGGTCCTTGTCCTGGAGAACCCCTGAAGGAGAACAGGGCTTACCTCAGAGACTGGAAATTTAGCCAGATCCAGTGGGGAGAAGAGACTTCAGGCCTCAGAGCAACCGGCTTAACAGGGACGCAAGATTACAAAGCAGCCCTCACAAGAAGCGGGAGAAACAAAGCTCCAGCAGCACAACCACGTGCTCTCCATCTTGCTCCCTACTTGCCCCCCTGCACTTAGGCTACATGCTGTGTACCACTACAGCAGCCTCTTTTCCCCTTATCTCTGGGTTCTTCCCTTATCCATCAAGGTGtgcaggaagtcttccctgatggCTGTGGTTTGGGCTAAAAGCTGCCCTCACATGGCTTCCTCATAGTCTCATTTATGATGTTAGTCAGGCCATATTTTTGCTGTGGGACTGACAACTCTTGGGAGGGCTGGGTGTATGGAATACATCTGGATTACTCCCCCTCCAGCCACAAGACCAGTGATTCTTCACAGATGGTCAAAGGTTCTTTAAGGTCATTGCCTCCTCCTGGTTTCTCCTTCTCCAACAGCTCCTATTTCCTTAAGCTCAGCCTTGTACTTACCAAGAGCAATGGGGTCACTGCTGAGGCCTGGGGTGGCCACAATGATCTGATCCAGAGATTCCTTATTGCTGAGCATCTTAAAGACCTGCAAGAGAAGTGGGGAGGGCTGAGCATTCCAACTAGCTCAATGCACTCAGCAAATACCCACACTCTGCTGAAGTACTTCCTCCCTCTAAGTGCTTGCACATATACCACCGAAATGGGACAGTAGCCCCAGGAAACAAATGAACCTCTTTTTTCTCTGAGATCATGGCTTACTGGAGGGGAAACAAACAATATAAAAGCAAGATCACAATAAACCTTCAATCTCTGGTCTTTTCCCTCATTTACAGTTCTAGTGCTTCCAAAATAAAAGCTCTCATTATAAGCCCAATAACAAAGGTTTCTCTAGATCCCAAAAGTCCTTTTCAATCTCCACACAATTACCAtttcacatttatatatattgggAAGTTTGCAGCTGTATTAATCTTGATTATCGACTCTCCTATAGAAAGACATTTTCCCAGTGAGGAAATCCTGGTAAGGAGTGGGTGTCAGGCAGTTCAGCCAAAGTCAAAGAACGAGGCCCAGCAGAAACAGTATATGCATCCGTTGCTGTAACCAtattcattccatgaggccaaTGTCAAGAGAGGTTGTATCATTATCATTAGAGGGAATCAACAATGCCTAGCTGAGAGCCTCTTTGGGGGAAGATAGGGCTCTACTGAGACCCACAGACATGGTAAAAAACTCCCCAAGGAACTCTTGGGAGCCATGGCAACCGGCTTCCAGCTCCCTCCCTACACCACTGGAGTTCAACCCCTCTCCAGAAGGCCTGGCAAGCATCTCAAAGGGGGCTCGGCACATACTCACCGCCTCCCTGTAGGAGGAGCTGCTGTGCAGGGCAGTGTGCAGCACCCGGAACTCCCGCAGGGCAGCCACTTTGTCCACAGGTTCTGGGGACAAGACACTCAGTTACCCTAcaacccagccctggccctgctgcAGACGCACAACATCACTTCAGCAAGTGCCCAGATACAGGTTCCCTTCCCTCATCACCCCACTAAGAATGGGCGCCGGATCAGAAAAAACATTTATGCCATAGATGTGAAAACtgcactctcttttttttttttttttttttgtggtacgcgggcctctcactgttgtggcctctcccctggcggagcacaggctccggacacgcaggctcagcggccatggctcacgggcccagccgctcctcggcatgtgggatcctcccagactggggcacgaacccgtgtcccctgcatcggcagggggattctcaaccactgcgccaccagggaagccctgcagtctCTTTTAAGCATCTTCAGTAGATAAACAAATTCAAGTTCCAGCAGAGGGGAATCTTACCACTTGAAAGAGACTGTTCTGATCAATATCCCACTGCAGGAGTTCTAAGCTTTTCACATTTGAAAAGGAGGAGGGTATAAGGAACTCAGCAGACTTTTGTGCAGTGATTTAAAATAAGTGCTGCAAGCCATCTGAACAATATGGAGCTATGTTGACACAatatgttaaaagaaagaaatagaacataGTTATATGTGCATTCTCTAGTAAAACTTTGTGATGTGTGTCAGTGTGCACGTGGGCCAAGGCTGGAAGGGAACAAGCTAGGGTGACAGGCTCAGGGGTTACTCTTTTCTTTTGGACATTTTCTTTCAGGCCTCtgtaatattattttgattaaaaaaaaacaaatacaacaacGACCAAGAAAACACTGTACTTCTAGAATTCTTAACAAACTCATCACGTGTCCAAAAACAAGCATGTCACTGGGACTCAAAGCTCCTTTTTGATCTTTTGACACAATGACTCATATATATGGGAAAGTTTAGCAGTTGTCTTAGTTTTACTTGGTCACTTCACTATTTAGGACATCAGCCCATCTCACAGGACTTCAACAGAGGCATGGACCACAGCGGGGGCATTAGGAACATGGAGGCAGACAGCCATTACTGAGAGGGAGGACCACACAGAGCTGCCTCCCAGAAGAGAACGTTTGAGAGGGGTATTTAAGGTAAAGCAGATGTTTACTGAGAAGAGAAGGTATTCCAGGCCTAAGTGAGAACGAGGGCAAAGGCATGGAAGAATATGAGGTGCTTCAAAGGAACAGTAAGTCGTTCTTGGTGGCTGGAGCCCGGGGTACACACCCCTGCTCAAACAGCAGGCCTAAGTGAGATCTTAAAGGGATTTGTAACCCTCTGCTGAG
Protein-coding regions in this window:
- the UBL7 gene encoding ubiquitin-like protein 7 isoform X2 codes for the protein MSLSDWHLAVKLADQPLAPKSILRLPETELGEYSLGGYSISFLKQLIAGKLQESVPDPELIDLIYCGRKLKDDQTLDFYGIQPGSTVHVLRKSWPEPDQKPEPVDKVAALREFRVLHTALHSSSSYREAVFKMLSNKESLDQIIVATPGLSSDPIALGVLQDKDLFSVFADPNMLDTLVPAHPALVNAIVLVLHSVAGSTPLPGADASSRGMPSSSYRDMPGGFLFEGLSDDEDDFHPSARSTPSSSTPSSRPASLGYSGAAGPRPITQSELATALALASTPESSSHTPTPGTQGHSSGTSPVSSGVQSGTPITNDLFSQALQHALQASGQPSLQSQWQPQLQQLRDMGIQDDELSLRALQATGGDIQAALELIFAGGAP
- the UBL7 gene encoding ubiquitin-like protein 7 isoform X1; amino-acid sequence: MQRGASCFRREDLRRKRERERERMSLSDWHLAVKLADQPLAPKSILRLPETELGEYSLGGYSISFLKQLIAGKLQESVPDPELIDLIYCGRKLKDDQTLDFYGIQPGSTVHVLRKSWPEPDQKPEPVDKVAALREFRVLHTALHSSSSYREAVFKMLSNKESLDQIIVATPGLSSDPIALGVLQDKDLFSVFADPNMLDTLVPAHPALVNAIVLVLHSVAGSTPLPGADASSRGMPSSSYRDMPGGFLFEGLSDDEDDFHPSARSTPSSSTPSSRPASLGYSGAAGPRPITQSELATALALASTPESSSHTPTPGTQGHSSGTSPVSSGVQSGTPITNDLFSQALQHALQASGQPSLQSQWQPQLQQLRDMGIQDDELSLRALQATGGDIQAALELIFAGGAP